The Caretta caretta isolate rCarCar2 chromosome 10, rCarCar1.hap1, whole genome shotgun sequence genome has a window encoding:
- the PTX4 gene encoding pentraxin-4 has protein sequence MAAGSVINVLRSLLQEAGTREQRKPFFERFRRLEEQFRRFQEVTLLHLQGIAGNYNISYNIDTRFRHLADQYDTIAAALNVSHAALQEDLGSLKIWMKKLQKRTKKLNSKLSSLAESLSESHKQSSGERLQQSALLSNLTLQTASHVADLTTLHASRNTLQKELESLREASRSQGTKLEALEQRLKNTLHKEILASGHHELAAAQRLNQTPHDKLLEAEGSQGHSVKKLHAKHKQRKKLEEKRQQVLAQAAKRGLQSSLFHGNKTPRQERQPETPTVPEPQAARQQLRRVAQISQEQLQSPSPKKPGTICNVDSMLLFPNASTENFATFGQGFQTSLHELSVCSWVSTHAHSLGSILSYATEENDNKLVLHGRNTAAPASIHFVIGDPAFRELPVGRVLDGGWHHMCVIWSSIQGKYWYYVDRRLASTGSKFQEGYEIPPGGSLILGQEQDVVGGGFDPSEAFVGRLAGFAIWNRTLMPGEVSSIAIGKGLPRGTILRLADVSSLNGSVQKVNCTCLENC, from the exons ATGGCTGCTGGGTCTGTTATTAATGTCTTG CGGAGTCTGCTGCAGGAGGCCGGGACCAGGGAGCAGAGAAAGCCATTCTTTGAAAGGTTTAGGCGACTCGAGGAGCAG TTTCGTCGGTTTCAGGAGGTGACACTGCTGCATCTCCAGGGGATCGCCGGGAACTACAACATTTCCTACAACATCGACACCAGGTTCCGGCACCTGGCGGATCAGTACGACACCATCGCGGCTGCTCTCAACGTGTCGCATGCCGCCCTGCAGGAGGACCTGggctctttgaaaatctggatgAAGAAGCTACAGAAAAGAACCAAAAAGCTAAACTCTAAACTCTCCTCGTTGGCTGAGTCCCTGAGCGAAAGCCACAAGCAGAGCTCTGGGGAGAGGCTgcagcagagcgctctcctgtcCAACCTAACTCTGCAGACTGCAAGCCACGTGGCAGACCTCACCACCCTGCATGCCAGCAGGAACACCCTACAGAAAGAGCTGGAGAGCCTGCGGGAGGCCAGTAGGAGCCAGGGAACCAAACTGGAGGCTCTGGAGCAGCGGCTGAAGAACACGCTGCACAAGGAGATCCTGGCATCTGGGCACCATGAGCTGGCTGCGGCCCAGCGACTTAACCAGACACCCCATGACAAGctgctggaggcagagggaagCCAGGGACACAGCGTGAAGAAGCTGCATGCCAAGCACAAACAAAGGAAGAAGCTGGAGgagaagaggcagcaggtcctGGCCCAGGCTGCAAAGAGGGGGCTGCAGAGTAGCCTGTTCCATGGGAATAAGACCCCCAGGCAGGAGAGACAGCCAGAGACCCCCACTGTGCCAGAGCCACAAGCTGCCAGGCAGCAGCTCCGCAGGGTGGCCCAGATCTCACAAGAGCAGCTGCAATCACCATCACCCAAGAAGCCAGGCACAA tttGCAATGTGGATTCCATGCTGCTTTTCCCCAATGCTTCcactgaaaactttgccacctttgGCCAGGgcttccagaccagcctgcacgAGCTGTCAGTCTGCAGCTGGGTGAGCACCCACGCTCACTCCCTGGGCTCCATCCTGTCCTACGCCACAGAGGAGAATGACAACAAGCTCGTCCTGCATGGCCGGAACACCGCGGCCCCAGCCTCCATCCACTTCGTCATTGGTGACCCAGCTTTccgggagctgccggtggggcgGGTCCTGGACGGCGGATGGCACCACATGTGTGTCATCTGGTCTTCCATCCAGGGCAAGTACTGGTACTACGTGGACAGGAGACTAGCATCCACGGGCTCCAAGTTCCAGGAGGGCTATGAGATCCCCCCTGGTGGGTCGCTCATTCTGGGTCAGGAGCAGGATGTGGTTGGGGGTGGGTTTGACCCCTCAGAAGCCTTTGTGGGACGCCTGGCTGGCTTTGCCATCTGGAACCGCACTCTGATGCCTGGGGAGGTGTCCAGCATAGCGATCGGGAAGGGCCTGCCCCGTGGCACCATCCTGAGGTTGGCTGATGTCTCCTCCCTGAATGGATCAGTGCAGAAGGTGAATTGCACCTGCCTGGAAAACTGTTAG